The DNA sequence ATAGCTGCGCAATAGACCATGTGTCTCTCGAAAGAAGTCCGAGAATACCCAGCTTATAACCAACATCCCaacaaataataataaagccttgatatcaatcaagaTGGAAGATAAGAATCCGTATGTTATCGCAAATCATCAGTGCAGTAATCACCAGATCATTTCCCTATGAGTTACCGTGATACCCGAAATTGACTAGGATAGACCCTTTCACTGGCCCTATACGGAAGGCTATTCCCGAGATGAAACGGGACAAATGTCGGGTTTGCTCCGTCGGATCGATAGGTCATTTGGCCGGGAGTATCCCGCGGGAAAGCTGAATAAGGGTCTAACATTTTCCCTCAGGCATCAATATAGACTAAACTCTAAATTAAAGTGTTTCAGGAGGGCAAACCCtaccttgttcttttcagGTAAGTCGGGTTTCAGGTAAGGTACCATTCTCGAACACCGCCTCTCAACAACTTCCATTGAGAGACATTCGAGGcttaaaaaaataatatcCCGGCACTCATCCCGCGTTCGGGGGAGATAAGCCAGTTCCTTGTCTAAGATTCGAAAAAACAATCTTAATCCCGCTTAGTTAAGCATTGCTTTTGGAAATTTTCGTTCTAGCCACACGTGGAGCCCTTACCCGTGGCGTGGTGGGGACCATGGTTCTTGAATCAGGGGAGTCTTGGCTGTTATCGTGAGGGTTGCAGTGATGAGCATGCAGAACGGCTGAAGTGGAGTTGATACGGGATACGAAGGTAAGACTACATCACAAGGCTCTAGGTATCTGTTTTAATTCCTCGTATGAGCACCCTGTTAGTGACAGATCTCCCCGTCAGCCGTTCGAGGGTTCCGTCTGTGTTCTTGGTATCAGTCAGGAAACAGTTATGGAGCCGGTGGGTCTGACATGGTTGTTGGTGCCTTCTTGCGGCATCGATTGGCAGACGATCGGCACTACAATGGTGAAACATGGGACGACAACCTACAGACAGATCAATGGAACATAATGAAACGGCTGGAGCTGGGTCCGTCCGGAACAGCCTGGCGGGCCGTTCAGGATTGATATAAAAGATCGACTTGCGGTCGCCGAGTCAATAGTCTTCTCGAAAACCACCatccttctttctatttcccaTACACTCGTTATAAGCCCTGGTGGCTGCCAATCATTACTTCTTAGTCGATCTTTAGCATCTACTTCTGTCTTTTTCAGCTTTAGCAATTTTTCTTGCATTCCGGCGATCAAAATGCGTTTCTTCCAGACCCTCGTCGCTCTCCCCCTTATCGCAGGCGCCGTCGCCAGCCCTCTCGACGCACGCGCTACCCTCGAAAACTGCACTCCTGAGGGAAAGCAAACGATCGACAACGCACTTTCCCAAGCAGCAAAGATGGCCCAAGCCGGCGCGAACCTCATCCGCAGCAATTCTGACTACTCGGCCAACCTGTTccagagcttcttcaagaccAACGACGCCCAGTCCCGCAACCGCGTCGCCGGTGTCTTGGACAAGATCGCCACGGAGGCCACGAACGGAAACCAGGGAGTCGTGACCTACTACTGCACTCCGGAGGGCATCGACTGCGTTGACACCCACGCTTTCACTATGACTGCCTACGGCGAGACGGACGGAACCTACGGACGTATCCGGACCTGCCCTGCCTACTTTACCAAGTTCCCTGCGTGGTCGGACTCCTGCAGTGTTCTGGATCAGGCCACCTCTAGCTTGCACGAGATGGCCCATACCAAGGGCATCTTCGGTCCTGAGACGTATGGCTATGATGCTGTGCATGGTTTGagctcttctgctgctcttgAGAATGCTGAGAGCtatgctttcttctccaagtgTAAGGTTTTCCAAGGTTTCCACGAATAAAATTGTTACTAATGCTATCGCAGCTGCTTTCCTCAACTGCGACGTTACCAACTAAGCAGTTTTCCTTCGAAAACAAAAGTGCATCGTGGCGTGAGTATTACCGGGGTTAAGATGGAGTCAGCAGTGGAGTCGGGGTTGTATTTGATTATCTTTGCAATTAGCTCTCATTCATTTCGTCACAAAGGCGATACCGGGTTAACTGGCATCTGACCATTGTTAGTATAGTAGTATACATTCACGAGACCCCTGTGTCTCAGTACAAAGAAATTCTAGAACCTTCTGTATAAAACCATACGTTGCGAAAGTTAAACCTCTGATGTTGTGTTTCGGCTCATTTGCTCTGTGGATACCATGCATATACTCTGTACTTTGTATATTGTAACATCTGCACTAGCAGTGTTGTAACTGCCGGAAGGAGCTGAGCACTTCCGAGACCTCTCGGCATTGTATTCAAGGATCTTGGATCCGCTTGTTTCGTCGTGTGTTGGAGAtttggctttggggggtGGAGTGGCAGGGTGAGGTAGTATATATTGCTAATATCTGTCCCCACTGTCGGGGATCTTGGAACCTTATACGCAGCCATTGTGTACAATCAGCTGGTAGAACACAAAGACAGAGATCACATGGAAAGAATGAAATCTGGTGATGAGAAGGTACGTGGTTGCGTTTGTACTCGATCTTTGTTTAGTCGTGGCTATATATGGATATCGGAGGTCTTGGGCTCAATGAAGTGAATATATAGTGGAGGGCTCTCCGCACTACTTTgttgaaagaaaatcgaTACTTGCTCGATTTAGTAGTCAAAGCGCCGAACTGAGCCTTTCCATGGCAATAGTCAAATGAAATAACTACTGGACTAGatctcatcatcaaaccattGTATGTTTAGCTCACGGGGATGTTGTTCCTCGGTTACTACCCGCTTTGTAGAGTCATGGAGCAGAATTCCGAAATGAGTTATAGTGGGCAAAAAACATTATTCTTATGTTGCCAGAAAAAAATACTACgtttttctccttcaaccATTGTCTTGCGAGTCAACTAGCAGCATATCAGACTGTGACAGTAGTCCGTTGCCCTCACCGGCCTATCGGACGAGGTGTTTTTGTGTTGCTACCCTTCTGGGTTTAGTGAGTTGGACCAGATTTTGGTAAATGTTGCACGTGACTCGGGTCACATGAGGAGCTCTTCAAAGAGTGCGCTATTCCTGAACAGGTACTCTTGACGCTAGGCAATTTCAGGCACAACTCAAGGCGCCCGCAAGTGCCCGCTCA is a window from the Aspergillus oryzae RIB40 DNA, chromosome 6 genome containing:
- a CDS encoding putative metalloproteinase (predicted protein), whose protein sequence is MRFFQTLVALPLIAGAVASPLDARATLENCTPEGKQTIDNALSQAAKMAQAGANLIRSNSDYSANLFQSFFKTNDAQSRNRVAGVLDKIATEATNGNQGVVTYYCTPEGIDCVDTHAFTMTAYGETDGTYGRIRTCPAYFTKFPAWSDSCSVLDQATSSLHEMAHTKGIFGPETYGYDAVHGLSSSAALENAESYAFFSKCKVFQGFHE